A window from Thermomonas aquatica encodes these proteins:
- a CDS encoding TIGR00730 family Rossman fold protein has translation MNTICVYCGSNAGSDPAYAAQAKALGARLAADGIALVYGGGNVGLMGIVADAVLDNGGEVIGVIPQQLVDWEVAHRGVTRLEVVDSMHTRKARMFELADGFVALPGGFGTLDEMFEMLTWRQLGLGKKPCAFLDVGVFWQPLMAMLDTMMRERFLHPDQRNDLWHGDDIDALLAWMRGYQPAQADKWLDEKRRSQLKLTTDDV, from the coding sequence TTGAACACGATCTGCGTCTATTGCGGTTCCAATGCCGGCAGCGACCCGGCGTATGCAGCACAGGCGAAGGCACTCGGCGCGCGCCTCGCCGCCGACGGCATCGCGCTGGTGTACGGCGGCGGCAATGTCGGCCTGATGGGCATCGTCGCCGATGCCGTGCTCGACAACGGTGGCGAAGTGATCGGCGTGATTCCGCAGCAACTGGTCGACTGGGAAGTCGCGCACCGCGGCGTGACCCGCCTAGAAGTCGTCGACTCCATGCACACCCGCAAGGCGCGCATGTTCGAACTGGCCGACGGCTTCGTCGCCCTGCCCGGCGGCTTCGGCACGCTGGACGAGATGTTCGAGATGCTGACCTGGCGCCAGCTCGGCCTCGGCAAGAAGCCCTGCGCCTTCCTCGATGTCGGCGTCTTCTGGCAACCGCTGATGGCGATGCTGGACACCATGATGCGCGAACGATTCCTGCATCCCGACCAACGCAATGATCTCTGGCACGGCGACGACATCGACGCCCTGCTCGCCTGGATGCGCGGCTACCAGCCGGCGCAGGCCGACAAATGGCTGGACGAGAAGCGCCGCAGCCAACTCAAGCTGACCACGGACGACGTATGA
- a CDS encoding YhdH/YhfP family quinone oxidoreductase: MTLPTSFRAFRIHNDAAGYRSGIEAIALDDLNPGEVVVKTAYSSVNFKDALAGTGKGKILRRFPLVGGIDVAGHVVASTDPAFREGDAVLVTGSGLSETRDGGYGEYARLQAKWVVALPAGLSLRESMILGTAGFTAALALLRMTENRQTPELGPLAVTGATGGVGSLAVAIFRKAGYEVHAVSGKPEHADYLKSLGASEVLGREALSTTAPMASARFGGGLDNVGGPMLAALLAQTAPYGNVASAGLAASPELSATVMPFIIRGVSLLGVASAGTARDIRDEVWQRLSSAWKPAGLDAICTRETGLDGLPAVFETMLAGGSLGRTVVRL, encoded by the coding sequence ATGACCCTGCCGACGAGTTTCCGCGCCTTCCGCATCCACAACGACGCCGCCGGCTACCGCAGCGGCATCGAAGCCATTGCGCTGGACGACCTCAATCCCGGCGAGGTGGTGGTCAAGACCGCGTATTCCTCGGTCAACTTCAAGGATGCGCTGGCCGGCACCGGCAAGGGCAAGATCCTGCGCCGGTTCCCGCTGGTCGGCGGCATCGATGTCGCCGGCCATGTCGTGGCATCGACCGATCCCGCCTTCAGGGAAGGCGATGCCGTGCTGGTCACCGGCAGCGGCCTCAGCGAGACCCGCGACGGCGGCTACGGCGAATACGCGCGTCTGCAAGCGAAGTGGGTGGTCGCCCTGCCCGCCGGCCTGTCCTTGCGCGAATCGATGATCCTCGGCACCGCCGGCTTCACCGCGGCGCTGGCCCTGCTGCGCATGACCGAGAACCGGCAGACGCCGGAGCTCGGCCCGCTCGCGGTCACCGGCGCGACCGGCGGCGTGGGTTCGCTGGCGGTCGCCATCTTCCGCAAGGCCGGCTACGAGGTGCATGCGGTCAGCGGCAAGCCGGAGCATGCGGACTACCTGAAATCGCTGGGGGCCAGCGAAGTGCTCGGGCGCGAGGCACTCTCGACCACCGCGCCGATGGCGTCCGCGCGCTTCGGCGGCGGGCTCGACAACGTCGGCGGGCCGATGCTGGCCGCGCTGCTGGCGCAGACCGCGCCCTACGGCAATGTCGCCAGCGCCGGTCTTGCGGCATCGCCCGAACTGTCGGCCACCGTGATGCCCTTCATCATCCGCGGCGTGTCCCTGCTCGGGGTGGCTTCGGCCGGCACCGCCCGCGACATCCGCGACGAGGTCTGGCAACGCCTTTCGTCGGCATGGAAGCCCGCCGGTCTGGACGCGATCTGCACCCGCGAAACCGGCCTGGACGGACTGCCCGCCGTCTTCGAGACCATGCTGGCGGGCGGCTCGCTCGGGCGTACCGTGGTGCGCCTCTAA
- a CDS encoding response regulator translates to MARILIVDDSPSQLMGIRRIVEKLGHDALTAEDGAAGVEAAKREIPDLILMDVVMPNLNGFQATRSITREATTKHIPVILVTTKDQDTDRVWGMRQGAKAYITKPFSESELSELIAQYLGGASAA, encoded by the coding sequence ATGGCACGCATCCTGATCGTCGACGACTCGCCCTCGCAGCTGATGGGCATCCGCCGCATCGTCGAAAAGCTCGGCCACGACGCACTGACCGCGGAGGATGGCGCCGCCGGGGTGGAAGCCGCCAAGCGCGAGATTCCCGACCTGATCCTGATGGACGTGGTGATGCCGAACCTCAACGGCTTCCAGGCCACCCGTTCGATCACCCGCGAGGCCACCACCAAGCACATCCCGGTGATCCTGGTGACCACCAAGGACCAGGACACCGATCGCGTCTGGGGCATGCGCCAGGGCGCGAAGGCCTACATCACCAAGCCGTTCAGCGAGTCCGAACTCTCCGAGCTGATCGCCCAGTACCTGGGCGGCGCCAGCGCGGCCTGA
- a CDS encoding DnaJ C-terminal domain-containing protein → MEFKDYYGILGVEPSAGDAEIKTAYRRLARKYHPDVSKEAGAEDKFKAVNEAYEALRDPARRKAYDQLRAGGYRPGDEVRPPPGGFHRGPGGQPDFDFDEIFAGGGAGGGFSDFFEQMFGRGRGGAQAGPRGPQPPGDTRARFAVPLEAVYNGSSVRVGINGRTLEVRVPKGIKPGQSIRLAKQGNGGGDLLLEIEYAANPQFEVDGRNVVHVLPVAPWEAALGATISVPTLGGAVELKIPADSESGRKLRLRGRGLPGTAGAPAGDQIVELEILAPRAHDDAQREAYARMRDAFGDDWRRA, encoded by the coding sequence ATGGAATTCAAGGACTACTACGGCATCCTCGGCGTGGAGCCGAGCGCGGGCGATGCGGAGATCAAGACCGCGTATCGCCGCCTTGCCCGCAAGTACCACCCCGACGTCAGCAAGGAAGCGGGCGCCGAGGACAAGTTCAAGGCGGTCAACGAGGCCTACGAGGCCTTGCGCGATCCGGCCAGGCGCAAGGCCTACGACCAGCTGCGCGCCGGCGGCTACCGCCCGGGCGACGAGGTGCGGCCTCCGCCGGGAGGCTTCCATCGCGGACCGGGCGGGCAACCGGATTTCGATTTCGACGAAATCTTCGCCGGCGGCGGCGCCGGCGGCGGGTTCTCGGACTTCTTCGAGCAGATGTTCGGCCGCGGCCGTGGCGGCGCGCAGGCGGGCCCGCGCGGGCCGCAGCCGCCGGGCGATACCCGCGCGCGCTTCGCGGTGCCGCTGGAGGCGGTCTACAACGGCAGCAGCGTGCGCGTCGGCATCAACGGCCGCACGCTGGAGGTGCGCGTGCCCAAGGGCATCAAGCCCGGCCAGTCGATCCGCCTGGCGAAGCAGGGCAACGGCGGCGGCGACCTGCTGCTCGAGATCGAATACGCGGCGAATCCGCAGTTCGAGGTCGATGGCCGCAACGTGGTCCACGTGCTGCCGGTGGCGCCCTGGGAAGCGGCGCTGGGGGCGACGATCAGCGTGCCGACCCTGGGCGGCGCGGTGGAGTTGAAGATTCCCGCCGATTCCGAATCCGGCCGCAAGCTGCGCCTGCGCGGGCGCGGTTTGCCGGGCACGGCGGGCGCGCCGGCCGGCGACCAGATCGTCGAACTGGAAATCCTCGCGCCGCGCGCGCACGACGATGCGCAGCGCGAGGCCTATGCGCGGATGCGCGACGCGTTCGGGGACGACTGGCGGCGCGCCTGA
- a CDS encoding peroxiredoxin translates to MSIQPGERIPEAILQYVRDGVQKIDTDTLFEGNRQVLFAVPGAFTPTCSERHLPGFVEHYEAFRNKGVGVACMAVNDPFVMHAWGESQHVPPGLRMLSDGNGEFTRLLGLEMDASAYGMGTRSKRFALYAENGIVKQVFVEAPGEFRVSSAEHVLANLPG, encoded by the coding sequence ATGTCGATTCAACCCGGCGAACGCATCCCCGAAGCGATCCTGCAGTACGTCCGCGACGGCGTGCAGAAAATCGACACCGACACCCTGTTCGAAGGCAACAGGCAGGTGCTGTTCGCGGTCCCCGGCGCATTCACCCCGACCTGTTCCGAACGCCACCTGCCCGGCTTCGTCGAGCACTACGAGGCGTTCCGCAACAAGGGCGTCGGCGTGGCCTGCATGGCGGTCAACGACCCGTTCGTGATGCATGCCTGGGGCGAGAGCCAGCACGTGCCGCCGGGACTGCGCATGCTGTCCGACGGCAACGGCGAATTCACCCGCCTGCTGGGGCTGGAGATGGACGCCAGCGCCTACGGGATGGGCACGCGCAGCAAGCGGTTCGCGCTGTATGCGGAGAACGGCATCGTGAAACAGGTGTTCGTGGAGGCGCCGGGCGAGTTCCGGGTCTCGTCCGCCGAGCACGTGCTGGCGAACCTGCCGGGCTGA